One segment of Panicum virgatum strain AP13 chromosome 3K, P.virgatum_v5, whole genome shotgun sequence DNA contains the following:
- the LOC120701285 gene encoding metalloendoproteinase 1-MMP-like yields the protein MLPSRRAAACLLLVALLVSILSCRHGANAARPAPAAAAGLHRRPDGAAPLRSLKHLQGAGRGSRVAGLAELKRHLAWFGYLRPGAEHDDAFDDSMEAAVKQYQSRLGLPVTGRLDPATLGRITSPRCGVSDGGVPVVMSDTAASRFTFFDGEPRWTGPGPLLLTYSVSSAATAGYYLPPEAVRAAFRSAFAWWAKVIPVEFVEIDSYHEADIRVGFYEGDHGDGSPFDGEEGVVAHAYGPKDGRVHFNAAERWTLDADSETEAIDLESVAIHEIGHSSSPEAVMYPYINFGERKVELSVDDIEGVQLLYGSNPRFRHEQQDPSPSVSPGRSWLCSVSFVCAVLVMLVTHL from the coding sequence ATGCTCCCGtcgcgccgggcggcggcgtgcctcCTGCTGGTGGCGCTGCTGGTTAGCATCCTCTCGTGCCGCCACGGAGCCAACGCCGCAcgccccgcgccggcggccgccgcggggctGCACCGACGCCCGGACGGCGCGGCGCCGTTGCGCTCGCTGAAGCACCTGCAGGGCGCGGGGCGGGGCAGCCGCGTCGCGGGCCTCGCCGAGCTGAAGAGGCACTTGGCGTGGTTCGGGTACCTGCGTCCCGGGGCGGAGCACGACGACGCGTTCGACGACAGCATGGAGGCGGCCGTGAAGCAGTACCAGTCGAGGCTCGGCTTGCCGGTCACCGGCCGGCTCGACCCCGCCACGCTCGGCCGGATCACCTCGCCGCGCTGCGGCGTCTCCGACGGCGGCGTGCCCGTGGTTATGTCGGACACAGCGGCTAGCCGGTTCACCTTCTTCGACGGCGAGCCGCGGTGGACCGGGCCGGGCCCTCTGTTGCTGACGTACTCCGTCTCGTCGGCGGCCACCGCCGGCTACTACCTGCCGCCCGAGGCCGTGCGCGCCGCGTTCCGGAGCGCGTTCGCGTGGTGGGCGAAGGTCATCCCCGTGGAGTTCGTCGAGATCGACTCCTACCACGAGGCCGACATCAGGGTGGGCTTCTACGAGGGCGACCACGGGGACGGGTCGCCGTTCGACGGGGAGGAAGGCGTCGTCGCCCACGCCTACGGCCCCAAGGACGGGCGGGTCCACTTCAACGCGGCGGAGCGTTGGACACTGGACGCGGACAGCGAAACGGAGGCCATAGACCTGGAATCCGTGGCGATACATGAGATCGGGCACTCGTCGTCGCCGGAGGCGGTCATGTACCCGTACATCAACTTCGGGGAAAGGAAGGTGGAGCTCAGCGTAGACGACATCGAGGGCGTTCAGCTGCTGTACGGGTCTAACCCACGGTTCAGGCACGAGCAACAGGACCCCTCTCCGTCCGTGTCACCGGGAAGAAGCTGGCTTTGTTCAGTTAGCTTTGTTTGTGCAGTCTTAGTCATGCTAGTGACACACTTGTAA
- the LOC120700683 gene encoding uncharacterized protein LOC120700683, with amino-acid sequence MACPTSLLPAAAPFLPVPCHRAPQLSPSARPFQPSPRVVLVRWTPPPHGWFKINFDGSVYHDGSGRASIGGAIRDSAGRVVLAFAEPTEHSTVGIVEARAMIRGLRLALGLGVRRVVVEGDDLVLVQLLRGEETQTRIPAAMQEEIVGLLLRFAGCDVRHVYREGNTVAHTLCRLAYHGPGVWVGIVPSAVFEKAEDDRRGVLHEREVVRRPA; translated from the coding sequence ATGGCGTGCCCCACCTCGCtcctccccgcggcggcgccgttcttGCCGGTCCCGTGCCACCGCGCGCCGCAGCTGTCGCCGTCGGCGCGGCCGTTCCAGCCGTCGCCCCGCGTCGTGCTGGTGCGGtggacgccgccgcctcacGGGTGGTTCAAGATTAACTTTGACGGATCCGTCTACCACGACGGCTCCGGGCGCGCCAGCATCGGCGGCGCGATCCGCGACAGCGCCGGCCGCGTCGTGCTCGCCTTCGCCGAGCCGACGGAGCACTCGACGGTGGGCATCGTCGAGGCGCGCGCCATGATCCGCGGCCTGCGCCTCGCGCTCGGGCTGGGCGTGCGGCGGGTGGTGGTTGAGGGCGACGACCTCGTGCTGGTGCAGCTGCTGCGCGGCGAGGAGACGCAGACGAGGATTCCGGCAGCAATGCAGGAAGAGATCGTCGGGCTGCTGCTACGCTTCGCCGGCTGCGACGTCCGCCATGTGTACCGAGAGGGGAACACGGTGGCGCACACCCTCTGCCGCCTGGCGTACCACGGCCCGGGGGTGTGGGTAGGGATTGTGCCGTCCGCCGTGTTTGAGAAGGCCGAGGATGACCGGCGTGGCGTGCTGCACGAGCGCGAGGTGGTCCGGCGACCGGCGTAG